Proteins encoded within one genomic window of Solibaculum mannosilyticum:
- a CDS encoding potassium channel family protein: MRIVIVGGGKVGYFLCKALIENGHEVHLIEINKLLSAHVADELDIPVVCGDGTTLEAQIAADTAKADAFVAVTGRDEDNLIACQLANLHFHIEKTVARANNPKNEEVMRALGIKIPVSSTSRIAEMIEHEVDTAGMQMLTNIRGKGAILEFTVPEGSDLDGRRLQQIDLPKECLIISIVRGNEFFIPRGNTIIYSGDEIYAVSKVNVQKQLLRALSEMR; the protein is encoded by the coding sequence TTGAGAATTGTCATTGTAGGCGGCGGCAAGGTAGGATACTTCCTTTGCAAAGCATTGATTGAAAATGGACATGAAGTACACTTGATAGAAATCAACAAATTGCTCAGCGCCCATGTGGCCGATGAATTGGATATTCCGGTGGTGTGCGGTGACGGCACTACCTTAGAAGCCCAGATTGCAGCCGATACCGCCAAGGCCGATGCTTTTGTAGCGGTCACCGGCCGGGATGAGGATAATCTCATTGCGTGCCAGTTGGCCAATCTGCATTTTCATATTGAAAAAACCGTTGCTCGAGCCAATAACCCCAAAAATGAAGAGGTTATGCGGGCTTTAGGAATTAAGATTCCGGTATCCTCCACCAGCCGCATTGCTGAGATGATCGAACATGAAGTGGATACAGCCGGAATGCAGATGTTGACAAACATCCGGGGAAAAGGGGCCATTTTGGAATTTACAGTTCCGGAAGGTTCAGATTTGGACGGCAGACGGCTCCAGCAGATCGATTTGCCGAAGGAATGCCTGATTATTTCCATTGTCCGGGGAAATGAATTCTTTATTCCCCGAGGCAACACCATCATTTACAGCGGCGATGAAATTTATGCAGTATCCAAAGTGAATGTGCAAAAGCAGCTGCTTAGAGCTCTGTCGGAGATGCGATAA
- a CDS encoding potassium channel family protein, with translation MNILIVGCGKVGSALAMMLNDYGHDISVVDRNASEFERLGPDFRGVTVAGVPMDKDVLRNAGIEACDALAAVTIDDNLNIMVAQMARKIFEVPKVIARVYDPAREDVFNHFGLTTVCPTRLTTDSLYTALLDEGEDHTITFQSCTLGFSARRVDRTIRGKTLDAVPLRPNEEIIGIRQQLGGVVFASSIPEDYTLKDTDRILFCRAVD, from the coding sequence GTGAATATTTTAATTGTAGGCTGCGGAAAAGTGGGCAGTGCCCTTGCTATGATGCTCAATGACTATGGCCATGATATCTCGGTTGTGGACAGGAATGCTTCTGAATTTGAACGTCTGGGACCGGATTTTCGCGGCGTAACAGTAGCGGGCGTACCGATGGATAAAGATGTGCTGCGCAACGCAGGCATTGAGGCATGCGATGCCCTGGCGGCCGTCACCATCGACGACAATTTAAACATTATGGTTGCCCAGATGGCGCGCAAGATCTTTGAGGTGCCCAAGGTTATCGCCCGGGTATACGACCCGGCACGGGAAGATGTGTTCAATCACTTCGGATTGACCACCGTATGTCCGACCCGTTTAACGACCGATTCACTTTACACCGCTTTGTTGGATGAAGGGGAAGACCACACCATCACCTTCCAAAGTTGCACATTAGGCTTTTCCGCCCGCCGCGTGGACCGAACCATCCGCGGGAAGACGCTGGATGCCGTGCCTCTTCGCCCTAACGAGGAGATCATCGGGATCCGTCAGCAGTTGGGGGGAGTGGTGTTTGCCTCCAGCATCCCGGAGGACTACACGCTGAAAGATACCGACCGCATTTTATTTTGCCGAGCGGTGGATTGA
- a CDS encoding N-acetylmuramoyl-L-alanine amidase, which yields MEIVNGIVQDASIGGIPLVSKIVSPKGTHNVRTLKPLSTSNGNPYYIVVHNTGNSASSADARAHYSWLQGVENNDFSYVSVHFFVDEDEVVQTCPVTEITYHAGDGSTGKGNSQGLSIEICENHNYPQAEENAIQVIRAFMDHYGIPIDRVQPHRYFAPNKKLCPHLILKSESAWQTNWASFQQRIQGADVAPDDDTQSPAKSVDEIAQEVIAGKWGNGSERRERLTAAGYDYSTVQARVNEIMGGGSASATPSKTVDEVAQEVIAGKWGNGSERKDRLTAAGYDYSTIQARVNELMGGSSGGSSSNSIAVGDTVRITCNTYSTGQSIPSWVKSQTHKVSQIKGDKALLGYPDGIASWVPLSGIVRA from the coding sequence ATGGAAATTGTAAATGGCATCGTACAGGATGCATCCATCGGCGGTATCCCTCTGGTCAGTAAGATCGTATCCCCTAAGGGTACTCACAACGTCCGTACCCTCAAGCCTCTCTCCACTTCCAACGGTAATCCTTATTACATCGTCGTCCACAATACCGGCAATTCCGCCTCTTCTGCCGATGCCCGTGCCCACTATTCCTGGCTCCAGGGCGTGGAGAACAACGACTTTTCCTATGTCTCCGTCCACTTCTTTGTAGATGAAGACGAGGTCGTCCAAACCTGCCCTGTCACTGAAATAACCTATCACGCTGGGGATGGTTCCACCGGCAAAGGCAACAGCCAGGGGCTTTCCATCGAGATCTGTGAGAATCACAACTACCCTCAGGCGGAGGAAAACGCCATCCAAGTTATCCGGGCCTTCATGGATCACTACGGCATTCCCATCGATCGGGTACAGCCCCATCGGTACTTTGCTCCCAACAAAAAGCTGTGCCCCCATCTGATCCTGAAATCGGAATCGGCCTGGCAGACAAACTGGGCCTCTTTCCAACAGCGCATCCAAGGGGCTGATGTCGCACCTGATGACGATACCCAGTCCCCCGCCAAGAGCGTGGATGAGATTGCACAGGAGGTTATCGCCGGGAAGTGGGGTAATGGTTCAGAGCGCAGGGAGCGTCTGACTGCTGCCGGTTACGACTATTCTACAGTTCAGGCGCGCGTCAATGAGATCATGGGAGGTGGTTCTGCTTCGGCTACTCCCTCCAAGACTGTGGATGAAGTCGCACAGGAAGTCATCGCTGGCAAATGGGGCAACGGCTCCGAACGCAAAGACCGTCTCACCGCCGCAGGTTACGATTACTCAACAATCCAGGCTAGGGTCAATGAGTTAATGGGTGGATCGTCCGGTGGCTCCTCCTCCAACTCCATTGCTGTGGGCGATACCGTCCGCATCACCTGCAACACCTATTCTACCGGCCAGTCTATCCCCTCCTGGGTCAAGTCCCAGACACACAAGGTCAGCCAGATCAAAGGCGATAAGGCACTCCTGGGGTATCCCGACGGCATCGCCTCCTGGGTTCCTCTCTCCGGCATTGTGAGGGCGTAA
- a CDS encoding ABC transporter ATP-binding protein, whose amino-acid sequence MSNNALVSLEHLSKNYGAYPVLQDISLRLEAGSIVGLLGPNGCGKTTMMKIMAGLISDYSGSVLIDGHRPDVHTKSIVSYLPEKTYLRDSLRAVDAVDIFHDFYSDFDRKKAMEMLNRFQLDPRQRIKSMSKGMQEKVQLILVMSREARLYLLDEPMAGVDPAARSVILDTILTNYSENSTVMLSTHLIYDVERIFDRIVMLGYGKMVMNDTVDNIRNQTGKSLDEVFREVFRC is encoded by the coding sequence ATGAGCAATAATGCATTGGTAAGCTTGGAGCATCTGAGCAAGAATTACGGCGCTTACCCTGTGCTCCAAGATATCAGCCTCCGGCTGGAGGCCGGATCCATTGTGGGACTGCTCGGTCCCAACGGATGCGGTAAGACGACCATGATGAAGATCATGGCCGGCCTGATCAGCGATTACAGCGGAAGCGTCCTGATCGACGGGCATCGGCCGGATGTCCATACGAAAAGCATCGTGTCCTACCTACCGGAGAAGACCTATCTGCGGGACTCTCTGCGGGCTGTGGACGCCGTAGATATTTTCCATGATTTTTACAGCGACTTTGACCGCAAGAAGGCCATGGAAATGCTGAATCGGTTTCAACTGGATCCCCGTCAGCGCATCAAATCCATGTCCAAGGGCATGCAGGAGAAGGTACAGCTGATCCTGGTGATGTCCCGCGAGGCCCGGCTTTATCTGCTGGATGAGCCCATGGCCGGCGTGGATCCGGCGGCCAGAAGCGTTATTTTGGATACCATCCTGACAAACTATTCGGAAAATTCCACTGTTATGCTCTCCACGCACCTGATCTACGATGTGGAACGCATCTTTGACCGCATTGTCATGCTGGGATACGGGAAAATGGTCATGAACGACACGGTGGATAATATCCGCAACCAAACCGGCAAATCGCTGGATGAAGTGTTTCGGGAGGTATTCAGATGCTAG
- a CDS encoding GntR family transcriptional regulator, with protein MPYHFNDTQPIYLQIIRLIKLNIVSGRWLPGERAPAVRELAVQYGVNPNTVQRSLSELEREGLMYSERTSGRFITKDAKQIQTVRDQMAQEYILQFVKNMLELGYHPQQIVTILEEEVEKSHEQ; from the coding sequence TTGCCCTATCATTTTAACGATACCCAACCCATCTATCTTCAGATCATCCGTCTGATCAAGCTGAATATCGTATCGGGACGGTGGCTGCCTGGGGAGAGGGCGCCGGCAGTGCGGGAGCTGGCCGTGCAGTACGGGGTCAATCCCAATACCGTGCAACGATCCTTATCCGAACTAGAAAGAGAGGGACTTATGTATTCTGAACGGACCTCCGGACGGTTTATCACAAAAGATGCAAAACAAATTCAAACCGTCCGGGATCAGATGGCGCAGGAGTATATCCTACAGTTTGTCAAGAATATGCTGGAGTTGGGTTATCATCCCCAACAGATTGTAACAATCCTTGAGGAAGAGGTGGAGAAGAGCCATGAGCAATAA
- a CDS encoding flavodoxin domain-containing protein, with protein sequence MKKGIILYQSKYGSTRKYAQWLSDKTGFPKVETKKASPDDLSSCDMIVLGGGLYASGIAGVSFLKKNWQRLKGKKIAVFCVGASPADEKVLQQVAAHNLKDSLSGLPCFYCRGAWDEDAMTPKDRVLCKLLQKAVAKKDPASYEPWETALMEAMGQRCDWTDPSYLEPLLRYLAD encoded by the coding sequence ATGAAAAAAGGAATCATTCTCTATCAGTCTAAATACGGATCCACCAGAAAATACGCTCAATGGCTCTCAGATAAAACGGGATTTCCAAAAGTCGAGACCAAAAAAGCCTCGCCGGATGACCTGTCTTCCTGCGATATGATTGTGTTGGGCGGCGGGCTTTACGCCTCCGGCATTGCCGGCGTCTCCTTTCTCAAAAAGAATTGGCAGCGTCTCAAAGGGAAGAAAATCGCTGTCTTTTGCGTAGGGGCCTCCCCTGCCGATGAGAAAGTCCTCCAGCAGGTGGCGGCACATAACTTAAAGGACTCCTTGAGCGGTCTCCCCTGCTTTTATTGCCGGGGAGCTTGGGACGAAGACGCTATGACTCCAAAGGATCGAGTACTATGCAAGCTTCTTCAGAAGGCTGTGGCCAAAAAGGATCCCGCCTCCTACGAGCCGTGGGAAACGGCCCTTATGGAGGCCATGGGTCAACGATGTGACTGGACCGATCCCAGTTATCTGGAACCTTTGCTCCGGTATTTAGCCGATTAG
- the prmA gene encoding 50S ribosomal protein L11 methyltransferase: MDWTELTIQIPIADLETATAIAQMTVPYGVYIEDYSDMEQQVHEMAHVDLIDEELLRRDRDHALIHIYISPDENPAEALSFLQQQLTACSIPHQLMRENVREEDWATAWRQYYKPVRVGQKLMVVPSWEQYQAQEEDVVITLDPGMAFGTGTHATTRLCMRLIEQYLIPGQDMLDVGTGSGILAVTALKLGARKAVGVDIDATAVRVAGENAALNGVEDNLSVICGDLACDVKGSFQLITANIVADIIIRLTPDVPPLLKEGGTFVVSGIIDSREQDVRDALQANGFHVISSLTEGGWVALACQRK, translated from the coding sequence ATGGATTGGACTGAATTGACCATTCAAATTCCCATTGCGGACCTGGAGACCGCTACCGCCATCGCGCAGATGACCGTCCCCTATGGAGTGTACATCGAGGATTATTCCGATATGGAGCAGCAGGTGCATGAGATGGCCCATGTGGATCTCATCGACGAGGAGCTTCTCCGCCGGGATCGGGATCACGCTTTGATCCACATTTACATCAGCCCCGACGAGAATCCCGCAGAGGCATTGTCCTTTTTGCAGCAGCAGCTGACAGCTTGTTCCATCCCCCACCAATTGATGCGGGAAAACGTCCGGGAAGAGGATTGGGCCACCGCTTGGCGCCAGTATTATAAGCCTGTCCGAGTGGGACAAAAGCTGATGGTTGTTCCCAGTTGGGAACAATATCAGGCCCAGGAAGAGGATGTGGTCATCACCCTGGATCCCGGCATGGCCTTCGGCACCGGGACCCACGCCACCACCCGGCTTTGCATGCGCCTGATTGAACAGTACCTTATCCCTGGCCAGGACATGCTGGACGTAGGGACAGGATCGGGTATTTTGGCGGTAACCGCCTTAAAGCTGGGGGCCAGAAAAGCTGTGGGCGTGGACATCGACGCCACAGCCGTGCGGGTCGCAGGGGAAAACGCCGCCTTAAACGGAGTGGAAGATAATCTATCGGTCATCTGCGGTGATCTCGCCTGTGATGTAAAAGGATCGTTCCAGCTCATCACCGCCAACATCGTGGCTGATATCATCATCCGCCTGACTCCGGATGTCCCGCCTCTTTTGAAAGAAGGCGGTACTTTTGTGGTATCCGGCATCATCGACAGCCGCGAACAGGACGTCCGGGACGCCTTACAGGCAAATGGATTCCACGTGATATCCTCCCTCACCGAGGGCGGCTGGGTCGCTTTGGCCTGTCAGCGCAAATAA
- a CDS encoding immunoglobulin-like domain-containing protein has product MKKVAALVLTLILVLTASGCSSVKFSTPTAYEDLSGSSEVTVSIKDQSLTDTGLILLIQNHTEEELSYDMVYTIEHKKDGSWYSMDGEHIFNALAAILKPGDTNEFEVTWEGKLPKGIYRVVKPVVTSQGDTALAVQFEVQ; this is encoded by the coding sequence GTGAAAAAAGTCGCAGCGTTGGTATTGACATTAATCCTCGTGTTAACGGCGTCGGGATGCAGTTCGGTTAAGTTCTCCACCCCTACCGCCTATGAAGATCTGAGCGGATCCTCCGAAGTGACGGTGTCCATAAAGGATCAAAGTCTCACCGATACCGGCCTTATACTGCTGATCCAGAATCACACAGAGGAAGAACTCTCTTACGACATGGTCTATACCATCGAGCACAAAAAAGACGGCTCTTGGTATTCCATGGACGGCGAACACATCTTTAACGCACTGGCCGCTATTTTAAAGCCGGGCGATACCAATGAATTCGAGGTGACTTGGGAGGGAAAACTTCCCAAAGGTATTTATCGAGTAGTCAAACCGGTGGTCACCAGTCAGGGTGACACCGCTTTGGCAGTGCAATTTGAAGTACAATAA
- a CDS encoding DUF3592 domain-containing protein gives MKRLILPIAILLIACIASVGIYFARTEQYKDWVSTPGVIVDIENYRGSRKRNDSHRIYFSYRVDGMDYTGDTLYSGTSTDFSPGGSTDVWYNPENPSESSFHKPGPGLDPYGPFFIGIPLALGAFGVRRKRIRKQIDV, from the coding sequence ATGAAACGGTTAATTCTCCCTATCGCAATTTTACTGATTGCTTGTATCGCGTCGGTGGGGATTTATTTTGCCAGAACCGAGCAATATAAGGATTGGGTATCGACACCCGGCGTTATTGTAGACATTGAAAACTACCGCGGGAGCAGAAAAAGAAACGACAGCCACCGCATTTATTTTTCCTACCGCGTGGACGGCATGGACTATACAGGAGATACGCTGTACTCCGGAACCTCCACCGACTTTTCCCCGGGCGGCTCCACCGACGTGTGGTACAACCCTGAGAACCCTTCCGAATCCTCTTTTCATAAACCTGGCCCAGGGTTGGATCCCTATGGTCCGTTCTTCATCGGCATTCCCCTGGCTCTTGGGGCCTTTGGCGTCCGAAGAAAGCGTATTCGGAAACAAATTGATGTCTGA
- a CDS encoding DegV family protein, whose amino-acid sequence MPNYVITTDSTVDMPRDYLQKNQVPCLGLSFSMAGIHYVDDENCPLSPEQFYSLVRQGQMPVTAQANMTDFIQMVEPLLAEGKDVLHIAFSSGLSGSLNSYNLGAQDLLGKYPDRKIVVVDSLCASMGEGLLLYHALQNWHKDMSLEENAQWLEENKLHLCHWFTVDDLHHLHRGGRVSKASAILGSLMGIKPVLHVDDEGHLILVEKVRGRAASLSAMVKHMAETAFDPKDQMVFISHGDCLEDAKKLEAMVRKQFGVKHFMINTIGPVIGTHSGPGTLALFFLGSKR is encoded by the coding sequence ATGCCAAACTATGTGATTACAACCGATTCCACAGTGGATATGCCCAGAGATTATCTGCAAAAAAATCAGGTGCCGTGCTTGGGACTCAGTTTCTCCATGGCTGGGATCCATTATGTGGACGATGAAAATTGCCCCCTTTCGCCGGAGCAATTTTATAGCTTGGTGCGTCAGGGCCAGATGCCGGTAACCGCCCAAGCCAATATGACCGATTTCATCCAAATGGTGGAACCCTTGCTTGCGGAGGGCAAGGATGTATTGCACATCGCCTTTTCCAGCGGTCTTTCCGGTTCGCTCAACTCCTACAATCTAGGGGCCCAGGACCTATTGGGAAAATACCCCGACCGCAAAATTGTAGTGGTGGATTCTCTGTGCGCATCCATGGGGGAGGGATTGCTTCTCTACCACGCTTTGCAGAATTGGCACAAGGATATGAGCCTGGAGGAAAACGCCCAGTGGCTGGAGGAAAATAAGCTTCATCTGTGCCATTGGTTTACGGTGGACGACTTACATCATCTTCATCGCGGCGGACGAGTCTCCAAAGCGTCGGCCATTTTAGGATCGCTGATGGGTATTAAACCGGTGCTTCATGTGGATGACGAGGGGCATCTCATCCTGGTGGAGAAGGTGCGGGGCCGTGCGGCATCTTTGAGCGCTATGGTCAAGCATATGGCGGAAACTGCCTTTGACCCCAAGGATCAGATGGTGTTTATCAGCCACGGGGACTGTTTGGAAGACGCTAAAAAATTGGAAGCCATGGTGCGCAAACAATTTGGCGTTAAGCATTTTATGATCAATACCATCGGTCCGGTTATCGGCACCCATTCCGGTCCGGGGACACTGGCTCTGTTCTTCCTGGGCTCCAAACGATAA
- the rpsT gene encoding 30S ribosomal protein S20, giving the protein MPNIKSAKKRVKVIEVKTARNKAYTSSLKTIIKKANASIEQNAADKGECVRLAVKKIDQAAAKGILHRNTAARKKSALIRKAAAQ; this is encoded by the coding sequence ATGCCCAATATTAAATCTGCTAAAAAGCGCGTCAAGGTAATCGAAGTGAAGACCGCCCGTAACAAGGCTTATACTTCTTCTCTGAAGACCATCATCAAGAAGGCCAACGCTTCCATCGAGCAGAACGCCGCCGATAAAGGCGAATGCGTCCGCCTGGCTGTCAAGAAGATTGACCAAGCTGCCGCAAAGGGAATTCTGCATCGGAACACAGCGGCTCGTAAAAAGTCCGCTTTGATCCGCAAGGCTGCGGCCCAATAA
- the spoVAE gene encoding stage V sporulation protein AE has translation MEYLLAFLVGGVLCVIGQLLIDLTKLTPARILVIYVTAGVILTAVGLYGPLVDFAGAGATVPLTGFGYALATGVQEGIQQHGLIGALSGGVTATAAGIAAAIFFGYIVALVSKSHDKS, from the coding sequence ATGGAATACTTATTAGCATTCCTGGTAGGAGGCGTACTGTGTGTCATTGGCCAGCTTCTCATCGACCTGACCAAACTGACGCCCGCCCGTATTTTAGTCATCTATGTTACAGCCGGCGTGATTTTGACGGCCGTAGGACTTTACGGCCCATTGGTGGACTTCGCAGGAGCAGGAGCCACCGTCCCGTTGACGGGATTCGGCTATGCGTTGGCCACCGGCGTGCAGGAGGGCATCCAGCAGCACGGATTGATCGGAGCCCTGTCGGGGGGCGTCACCGCCACCGCAGCCGGCATTGCGGCCGCCATTTTCTTTGGATATATTGTGGCCCTTGTATCCAAGTCCCACGATAAATCCTAG
- the spoVAD gene encoding stage V sporulation protein AD yields MITRTGRYTLLFDQHPMAAGFAAVVGKKEGEGPLARQFDKIFEDTKLGQETWEKAESAMQEQAVHLALDKASISPQQVDYVLAGDLINQCTSSIFGLRSLDIPFLGLFGACSTMALSLGLAGLLVESGAAGTCAAVTSSHFCTAERQFRFPLEYGGQRPPTSQWTATASGCAVITPSTNGGGPQIAGVTFGRMVDMGIKDANNMGAAMAGAASATIVDFLNDTGKKPEDFDMILTGDLGQVGSDLMQQLLSRENVELGTHYADCGLLIYDRQTQDVHAGGSGCGCSAAVVCSYIMNLLKTGGMKNVLFVGTGALMSPMTVQQGESIPGIAHAVWLKSAY; encoded by the coding sequence ATGATAACCCGTACCGGACGATATACACTGCTGTTTGACCAGCATCCTATGGCGGCGGGATTCGCCGCTGTGGTGGGTAAAAAAGAGGGAGAAGGCCCTTTAGCCCGCCAGTTCGATAAAATCTTTGAGGATACAAAACTGGGCCAGGAGACGTGGGAAAAGGCCGAGAGCGCCATGCAGGAGCAAGCGGTACATCTGGCGCTGGATAAGGCATCCATCAGCCCCCAGCAGGTGGACTATGTCCTGGCCGGCGACCTCATCAATCAGTGCACCAGTTCTATTTTTGGCCTTCGGTCGTTGGATATCCCATTTTTGGGACTCTTCGGCGCTTGTTCCACCATGGCCCTTTCCCTGGGATTGGCCGGATTGCTGGTGGAAAGCGGGGCAGCTGGTACGTGTGCCGCCGTCACATCCTCTCACTTCTGCACTGCCGAACGCCAATTCCGATTCCCGTTGGAATACGGCGGACAACGTCCCCCTACATCCCAGTGGACGGCCACAGCATCGGGATGCGCCGTCATTACCCCGTCGACAAACGGGGGAGGGCCGCAGATTGCAGGCGTCACCTTTGGACGTATGGTGGATATGGGCATCAAAGACGCCAACAATATGGGCGCCGCTATGGCAGGGGCGGCATCCGCTACCATAGTGGACTTCCTAAACGATACCGGCAAGAAGCCGGAGGACTTTGACATGATTCTCACCGGGGATCTGGGACAAGTGGGCAGCGATCTGATGCAGCAGCTGCTTTCCCGGGAAAACGTGGAATTAGGTACCCATTATGCCGACTGCGGATTGCTGATCTATGACCGGCAGACCCAGGATGTCCATGCCGGGGGATCGGGCTGCGGATGCTCGGCCGCCGTGGTGTGCTCGTATATTATGAACCTGTTGAAAACCGGGGGCATGAAAAACGTGCTGTTTGTAGGAACCGGCGCGCTTATGTCTCCCATGACGGTGCAGCAAGGGGAGAGCATCCCCGGCATTGCCCACGCAGTATGGCTCAAGAGCGCCTATTAA
- the spoVAC gene encoding stage V sporulation protein AC, protein MKVTNQEYSQMTDKTSPNSPKVKNLIMAFLVGGLICTIGQAIQNLWILAGLPEQEAKMAVSCTLIFLSAAFTGLGLYDKLAKHAGAGTLVPITGFANAIVSPAIEFKSEGYITGLGAKMFVVAGPVLVFGISASVVYGVILYICNLF, encoded by the coding sequence TTGAAAGTTACCAATCAAGAATACAGTCAGATGACCGATAAAACCTCCCCCAATTCGCCAAAAGTCAAGAATCTTATTATGGCCTTTCTGGTGGGAGGACTGATCTGTACCATTGGCCAGGCCATCCAGAATTTGTGGATCCTGGCGGGGCTGCCGGAACAAGAAGCAAAGATGGCGGTATCCTGTACGCTGATCTTCCTCAGCGCCGCGTTTACAGGGTTGGGCCTCTACGACAAGCTGGCAAAACACGCCGGAGCCGGTACATTGGTGCCCATCACCGGATTTGCCAACGCCATAGTATCCCCTGCCATTGAGTTCAAAAGCGAAGGCTACATCACTGGGCTGGGAGCAAAAATGTTTGTGGTGGCGGGACCGGTGCTGGTATTTGGCATCTCGGCCAGCGTGGTGTACGGGGTGATTCTGTACATCTGCAATTTGTTCTAG